From a region of the Helianthus annuus cultivar XRQ/B chromosome 5, HanXRQr2.0-SUNRISE, whole genome shotgun sequence genome:
- the LOC110938988 gene encoding basic blue protein — protein MANKNLCIFILIATIVAQATWVRAAKDYQVGDFGEGYNGLGWDETTDLQAWVKGKEFNQGDRLYFGYKAGEHNVVVLADQAALDSCTLTNPKIQSPSCGYNLITLSAGPNFITSGMGEDCKNGMKLKIDAKPAPALMKGRHLIL, from the exons ATGGCTAACAAAAATTTGTGCATCTTCATCCTCATAGCAACAATAGTGGCTCAAGCTACATGGGTTCGGGCTGCTAAGGACTATCAGGTTGGAGATTTCGGAGAGGGTTATAATGGATTAGGTTGGGACGAGACTACTGATTTACAAGCTTGGGTCAAGGGGAAGGAATTCAATCAGGGAGACAGACTTT ACTTTGGTTACAAAGCTGGAGAACATAATGTAGTGGTACTAGCAGATCAAGCCGCGTTAGACTCATGTACTCTTACGAATCCGAAAATTCAATCCCCTTCTTGCGGATATAATTTAATTACCTTAAGCGCCGGACCCAATTTCATTACCAGTGGCATGGGAGAGGATTGTAAGAATGGCATGAAGTTAAAAATTGATGCCAAGCCAGCTCCTGCACTAATGAAAGGAAGACACCTGATACTTTAA